Proteins encoded by one window of Chondromyces crocatus:
- the accB gene encoding acetyl-CoA carboxylase biotin carboxyl carrier protein produces MDFNQLRALLRLLEKRDVSEFEFEDEHARIRLVRGARRVVAEPLAGGYAPALPPAAPTASAPVAAPAAPAADDAKTAFVTSPFVGTFYRSPSPDAPPFVEVGSSIREGQALCIIEAMKLMNEIEADQAGVIVEILVENGKSVEFGQRLFKVRPT; encoded by the coding sequence ATCGATTTCAATCAGCTCCGCGCGCTACTCCGCCTCCTCGAAAAGCGGGATGTGAGCGAGTTCGAGTTCGAGGACGAGCACGCCCGCATCCGCCTGGTGCGCGGAGCTCGTCGGGTGGTCGCCGAGCCCCTGGCAGGGGGGTACGCGCCAGCTCTCCCTCCAGCCGCCCCCACCGCATCCGCCCCGGTCGCCGCTCCTGCGGCACCTGCAGCCGACGACGCGAAGACGGCCTTCGTCACGTCACCCTTCGTCGGTACATTTTACCGCTCACCCTCTCCGGACGCGCCTCCCTTCGTGGAGGTCGGCAGCTCCATCCGCGAGGGCCAGGCGCTCTGTATCATCGAGGCCATGAAGCTGATGAATGAGATCGAGGCCGACCAGGCTGGCGTCATCGTCGAGATCCTCGTCGAGAACGGTAAATCGGTCGAGTTCGGGCAGCGACTCTTCAAAGTACGACCGACCTGA
- a CDS encoding aconitase family protein, whose product MPQKILAGRATDPQLRGDLVQVKVDQVILSRAPTRALSEALAAGMKKSPVEVAVAYDGTCITDATSMADAESGSAQSVSPDFPAYNIPIARPGIGFPAQVHLERFAAPARLALTDDPRLATVGGIGMLSLVVSPSQLGQALATGSAWLRPPRSVQVHLSGKIRPFVCARDVALELLRRGLDEVVRRIEAEFGAPVVLEFAGPSARLLSVGDRAVLCGLAPQVGAAAALFVSDEKTEVFLRDQRRSKAHRALIPDPGAPCEEVVSLDLAAVDPLLLDEEGVVRPVRDLAGKPVGQVVLGGDSGATLRDMLAAALLLKSKRVPSRLDLLVAPPSRQVLEVLAQSGALVDLVATGARIVEPDHRVVSSEIYPPPKGTLSLRTADPEPRRPGTPSFVVASAETLAYAVATGTVGDPRSFKRPVRVTVPRALPTDDVLILRDKKGSDLASTKKPPAPPPALGWKSAATLDVHEGIPRAAAALSPSVTGPRSAGDTTARPGSDAGVALLLSSLDEIRIAVERVRELGAVRAILSPFVPSTAVSVFASEGIASFRISAEQLETIKAQKSLALPAPAQWGDTVAATLGEQKVELTWLAVGAERAWTHAGTAREPATSAKPAR is encoded by the coding sequence ATGCCCCAGAAGATCCTCGCCGGGCGAGCGACGGATCCGCAGCTTCGGGGTGATCTGGTTCAGGTCAAGGTCGATCAGGTGATCCTGTCGAGAGCGCCGACCCGTGCGCTCTCGGAGGCCCTCGCAGCCGGCATGAAGAAATCGCCGGTCGAGGTCGCCGTCGCCTACGATGGTACCTGCATCACCGATGCCACCTCCATGGCAGACGCCGAGTCAGGCAGCGCGCAGAGCGTGTCGCCTGACTTTCCTGCCTACAATATCCCCATCGCCCGGCCTGGGATCGGTTTCCCCGCCCAGGTTCACCTCGAACGCTTCGCGGCCCCAGCGCGGCTGGCCCTCACCGACGATCCGCGGCTCGCCACGGTGGGCGGGATAGGGATGCTCTCTCTGGTCGTCTCGCCGAGCCAGCTCGGTCAGGCGCTCGCGACCGGCTCGGCATGGCTCAGGCCACCGCGCAGCGTCCAGGTCCACCTGTCGGGGAAGATCCGTCCCTTCGTCTGCGCGCGCGACGTGGCCTTGGAGCTGCTCCGCCGTGGGCTCGACGAGGTCGTGCGCCGGATCGAGGCCGAGTTCGGAGCGCCCGTGGTGCTGGAGTTCGCGGGACCGAGCGCTCGTCTGCTCTCGGTCGGTGACCGAGCCGTGCTCTGCGGGCTCGCGCCGCAGGTCGGAGCGGCCGCTGCGCTGTTCGTGAGCGATGAGAAGACCGAGGTCTTCCTGCGAGATCAGCGTCGGTCCAAGGCGCATCGCGCGCTCATCCCCGACCCGGGGGCCCCTTGTGAGGAGGTCGTCTCGCTGGATCTGGCGGCAGTCGACCCGCTGCTCCTCGACGAGGAGGGGGTGGTGCGCCCGGTACGCGATCTCGCCGGCAAACCCGTGGGTCAGGTGGTCCTCGGAGGGGACTCCGGGGCGACGTTGCGGGACATGCTCGCGGCTGCGCTACTCCTCAAGTCGAAGCGTGTCCCGTCGCGACTCGACCTGCTCGTGGCGCCTCCCTCGCGTCAGGTGCTCGAGGTGCTCGCCCAGTCGGGTGCCCTCGTCGATCTGGTCGCCACGGGCGCGCGGATCGTGGAACCGGATCATCGGGTGGTGAGCAGCGAGATCTACCCGCCTCCGAAGGGAACGCTGTCCCTGCGCACAGCCGACCCAGAGCCACGACGCCCTGGGACGCCATCCTTCGTCGTGGCTTCGGCGGAAACGCTCGCCTACGCGGTGGCCACGGGAACGGTCGGAGATCCTCGCTCGTTCAAGCGGCCAGTGCGTGTGACCGTCCCGCGAGCCCTGCCGACCGACGATGTGCTCATTCTCCGCGACAAGAAGGGTTCCGATCTCGCTTCCACGAAGAAGCCCCCCGCGCCGCCTCCAGCCCTCGGGTGGAAGAGCGCCGCCACACTCGACGTGCATGAAGGCATTCCGCGCGCGGCCGCCGCCCTCAGCCCCTCCGTGACGGGCCCGAGGTCGGCCGGAGATACGACGGCACGTCCTGGGTCAGACGCCGGGGTAGCGCTGCTCCTGTCGTCACTCGACGAGATCCGCATCGCTGTCGAGCGCGTCCGCGAGCTCGGCGCGGTCCGCGCCATCCTCTCGCCGTTCGTCCCGAGCACGGCGGTCAGCGTGTTCGCGAGCGAAGGAATCGCATCCTTCCGCATCTCGGCGGAGCAGCTCGAGACCATCAAGGCGCAGAAATCCCTGGCACTCCCTGCCCCGGCGCAGTGGGGCGACACGGTCGCTGCGACGCTCGGCGAGCAGAAGGTCGAGCTGACCTGGCTCGCCGTGGGCGCGGAACGCGCATGGACGCACGCCGGAACAGCCCGTGAGCCGGCCACCAGCGCCAAGCCCGCACGCTGA
- a CDS encoding roadblock/LC7 domain-containing protein: MFQAVLKEIVENTEGGIATLLMDFEGIAVDSYSRNGAEFDISTIGAEFSVVLKSIQRAAEMLEAGPTAEVAIQAEKVTTLIRVVNNAYFVAFSMSPDANMGKARYMLRTKVPLLLKELS; the protein is encoded by the coding sequence ATGTTCCAGGCCGTGCTCAAGGAGATCGTCGAGAACACCGAGGGTGGGATCGCGACACTCCTCATGGACTTCGAAGGCATCGCGGTCGACAGCTACTCGCGAAACGGCGCCGAGTTCGACATCAGCACCATCGGCGCGGAGTTCAGCGTCGTGTTGAAGTCGATCCAGCGTGCAGCAGAGATGCTCGAGGCAGGCCCCACGGCCGAGGTCGCGATCCAGGCGGAGAAGGTGACGACGCTGATCCGCGTCGTGAACAACGCTTACTTCGTGGCCTTTTCCATGTCGCCCGACGCGAACATGGGCAAGGCGAGGTACATGCTCCGGACCAAGGTACCGCTCCTCCTGAAAGAGCTGTCCTGA